GCGGCCCGCGCCCTGGAGATCGCCGAACTCGCCAACGGCTACCGGGACCGCGGCGTGGTCGGCTTCGACATCGCCGGCGCCGAGGCCGGCTACCCGCCCACCCGGCACCTGGACGCCTTCGAGTACCTGAAGCGGGAGAACAACCACTTCACCATCCATGCCGGCGAGGCGTTCGGGCTGCCGTCCATCTGGCAGGCGCTGCAGTGGTGCGGTGCCGACCGGCTCGGGCACGGGGTGCGGATCATCGACGACATCGAGGTCCGCGACGACGGTTCGGTGCGGCTCGGGCGGCTGGCGTCCTACGTCCGGGACAAGCGCGTCCCGCTGGAGCTGTGCCCCAGCTCCAACCTCCAGACCGGCGCCGCAGCCTCCTACGCCGAGCACCCGATCGGGCTGCTGCGGCGCCTGCACTTCCGGGCGACCGTCAACACCGACAACAGGCTGATGTCGAACACCAGCATGAGCCGGGAATTCGAGCATCTCGTCGACGCCTTCGCCTATACGCTCGACGACCTTCAATGGTTCTCCGTCAATGCGATGAAATCAGCGTTCATTCCTTTCGATGAACGCCTCGCGATGATCAATGACGTGATCAAGCCCGGATACGCGGAACTCAAGTCCGAATGGCTGTTCCAGCAGACCGCCTCCACCAGCGGTTCTTCC
Above is a genomic segment from Streptomyces collinus Tu 365 containing:
- a CDS encoding adenosine deaminase — encoded protein: MTSQTPPTGTVPTHVPTPDQIRRAPKVLLHDHLDGGLRPGTVVELARATGYSQLPETDSDKLGIWFREAADSGSLERYLETFSHTVGVMQTREALVRVARECAQDLAEDGVVYAEVRYAPEQHLAGGLSLEEVVEAVDEGFREGERLARENGRRIRIGALLTAMRHAARALEIAELANGYRDRGVVGFDIAGAEAGYPPTRHLDAFEYLKRENNHFTIHAGEAFGLPSIWQALQWCGADRLGHGVRIIDDIEVRDDGSVRLGRLASYVRDKRVPLELCPSSNLQTGAAASYAEHPIGLLRRLHFRATVNTDNRLMSNTSMSREFEHLVDAFAYTLDDLQWFSVNAMKSAFIPFDERLAMINDVIKPGYAELKSEWLFQQTASTSGSSGPVG